CTGCGGGATGCTTACAGACAAATCTCAACAGTGTGGAGTACGGACTGGAGATAAACAGTTAAGCGAAGAGAACGGATTCGGCAGCGAAAATAGCACAAATTGGCACAATCAATGAGCAAAAACAAGAGCACTACATCCCCTACATCTGCGGAAAAAAGGATTTTagtacatttctttgccgttGTCTGCAAAGCAACAGTGTGAATGACAAAAGAAATGACGATTTAAGAAGTTAGAACGCTTGCACGTGACAACTAATTTTTCGATCTCTATAAAAATTTTAACCTCGTTGACAAAACTAGCGCGTATTTTCCATATTCAAAGACCTGCCACAACCGAGAAGCGATTatagatggttttcaatcacgAAATGAGACGAGCATGTTGGTTCACAATACAATAGTGTTTTCACATgccgtcacggcggccatgttggaggagtgaaatattctatTGGGAACTGAACtctattattatgtaaatgtatCCTTTGGTTTCAGCAGACAAACAGGGCGGCTGCTCACACGAGTGAAAATACTCTATTGACTAATTTCCGCATCCCAGAATGCACTACGTGTTGGGAGGTCTTTACATAAAAGCAATGGAAGTCTAATACTCTTGGGACTGTGCCATGCTTCAGTAAACTGGATATCCTTTGCTTTTATGCGAAGAACCCTACAAAATTAACTGTATTATGGGTCATGCAAAAGTTGAGAATGCAAAATTATTGCTTaagtttgcataataatagagaCAAATTCCAATTGTTCTGagcaccaacatggctgctatgacgtcaggtgaaaaccaTCTTTGAGATGACGTTCTTACAGCCGTCATTATTGCTTGTTTCCCTCGTTCCAAGGCGGCTCTCATCAGTAAATGAGAGGCACTGCGcaaatttattttcagttttttttcttcctagAAACGAGTTCAAGGTAAATCAATTTTCCTCAACTGAAGGCATTTATCTCCGCTGAGTGCTCTGTAAGGAGCTTACATGAGGCTTTTTAAACGCAAAAGCGATGCTAAAATTGAGTGACGCCACACGGCGATAAAATAGTCGTAGACATTTCTCAAATTTCCTAACTCAAGGAAAAACGGACGGGAGGCAAGTCCACTAAGCTTTCTACGAAAAAATCCTTACTTGAAAATAAGGCCATCGCTTGCCATTGAGTACAGCATTCTGGGTAAAGGCAGGAGTGCTCCAAGCAAAGATGACGTCAATCCACAGAGGGCTCCGATAGCGATAACATATTTGGCCCAAGGTGCACCTCTCAATGCGAATACCTTGGGTAATGTTCCTCCCTCAGGGAGAGTGTTGTAGGGCCACATCAGAGTCAAAACACCGGATACGCCAAAATACGCCAGGAAACAAATACCTGTCAAAAAGAGGTTAGTAAGGTTCACACGACAAGCGGCAAGGTTATATTAATCAAATCTGGCCTTGATCAAGATACCGTATTTGTACTCAGTTGAAAACAATTCCAAACAGCTTTTAATTCCTGCGTGCCGATATTCAAGCCCGGTTCTACGTGCTTTTCTCAGCGCTTCTATCTCCAAAGTCTCCTCGACGTTGCCACTAGCCTCAGTACCCAAacattagggactttaagcaaattGCTACGGCTGGCGCTaatacggctgccggaagtaaatttcccccaaaatgagacactgcgcatgtacgtCGGTTGCATCCAGCCGTAGCGTAAAATCTGACCACGTTCGTCGGGATTTTTTGCTGTAGTAGCTACTACGTCgggtttatttcgcttctttggcccttttcaacggacatcttggcattttaagaattccattggaatctatatcctttaaagtcaatttaagtcaaagactgtGATTGCTTCTCATAAGCTTATAAATCCGTATCATGAATTTACGATGTTTTGGCAACGGGTGTTGGAATGgcgaagtgagtcaagtgaaacattcgtgttcagcacgaggttgtttttcttcggttaagtttgctttgaggacTTAGTGAACATCTTTTGTATGTGGATACTATACgatgctattttgcttctttgagtattgatatatgtgtgttcttcactcgatattctttgagatatttgtctctgaagttatatattttatccatcaaaatgttgttatcgTACAAAGTGTAAGGTATtcgcttttgctcagaaataatctGTTCGTCCTTGCAAGGCGAACAACGGCCATCCTCCTTTGAGCGAAGCTATTAGGCTGtgaaaaactaaataaaagaggttttaaactccttagccatgtttctttgtattttgtttccCTAAACTCAAAATTTAGCAAACCACTGAGACGTACTCTGCCCAGACCTTTTCAGTCACGGCAGCCGTAGTAGCACCAGCCATAgtgctttgcttaaactccctattttgtTAGGAGTAACGGAAAGAAACGCGGGTTCACACAAGGATGACGTGacgtaaggaaaaaaaaaaagagctatcattttacaaatgtttttcaCGCATTTTAttgcgcaaatttaacttaaaTGGAGCTTGTGTTTTACTAATTCAAAAACATACTTTAGCCCAAAGGAGAGAGATTCCGCCGATAAGACATGTGCAAGATTTGTGACAAAACTGCATCGTAGTCGTTCGGAGCAACATTTAACGAATTCAAACCGATGCTCGCCGGCTTCTTCGAGAAATTTAAATAACTTAAGGGGCCGATGGTTAGAGGAAACAATGCACGCAGAACTGAGTAGGAAAGGTTCACCCTTCTTCCACGTTCTCGAGAGAACGAATTTACCCCTGGGCTAACTTTTCTGTGACCTCGACCTTGTCAAAACATATTGTGTTAATTTTAAACTCACACAGGGACAAGACAATTGAAATGGGTATTCCTCTGCTGGGGTTTAGGGCTTCCTCTCCAGTAGTAGCAATAACATCAAAGCCAACGAAGGCATAGAAGCAAGTAGCTGCCCCGCTCATCACTCCAGAGAATCCATACGGCATGAAATCTGACCAGTTCTTCGGCTCAGCATAACACGCACCGACACCCACCACAAACAAGATCACGAATAAATTAATGCCAGTAAACACGGAATTGAACCATGAAGTTTTCTTTATACCGATGATCAAAACGAATGTCGATATTGCAACGATTAGCACAGATAAGAAGTCCAAATACTCTGCGATGCCCTTGGCATGTATTTCGCCGATTGTTGAGATGGTAAAGTTTTTTATTCTGTCGTTAAAAATGGAATCAAAATAAGAGCTCCACGCTCTCGCAACAGATGACGTTCCAATAACATACTCCAAGATTAAGTTCCAGCCGATTACGAAAGCACAGAGTTCTCCGATTGTCACATAGCTGTACACATAAGCAGAACCGGCTTTTGGGACGCGGGCACCGAATTCAGCATAGCAGAGACCCGAGAGAATAGAAGCAACAGCCGCTATTGTAAATGCAATCACAATGCTAGGACCGGCGTCATTTCGGGCGACATCTCCTGCCAGTACATATATTCCGGCTCCTAGGGTACCTCCAACACCGAGTGCAGTTAAGTCAAATGCAGATAAACAGCGATTCAGTTGTGTTGAAGTTAAGGAATTCGGATCAACAAACTTCTTACGAGTGAATGCTCTGATAACGGCGTCCATCGCTAATTACAATCAGATGACTTCACTCCGCTTGGGTGATCTGTGTCACAAGATTCACTTATCCGCTTTCGCAATTTCCGTAACGCAAGTCACGCTTAGTAACATTTAACATTAAGAATGCTGGTCAGCAGACAAAATGAATCAACGCTCTTTCGTTTTAACGTATGATCTTCGTTTCGAGACACACTTGCGGTACGTCTAGACTGGGTGTCTGGAAAACGAGGACCTAGAAAACGAAGATCCAAGACCCGAGACCTACGACTCGGAAAACAAAGACACCCCagaaaaaatggcaaaagagcaaaaagcaaaacattCCTGTTGCTTAAAGCGACTGATAGGCTATATCACGTGAATTAAGGAAGGGTCTTCGTTTTCCACACGCCCAGGCCGGTATGTGTGAAACGAAACCCCTGCCATAATTCGCTTCTGA
Above is a genomic segment from Acropora muricata isolate sample 2 chromosome 1, ASM3666990v1, whole genome shotgun sequence containing:
- the LOC136911753 gene encoding cationic amino acid transporter 2-like, which gives rise to MDAVIRAFTRKKFVDPNSLTSTQLNRCLSAFDLTALGVGGTLGAGIYVLAGDVARNDAGPSIVIAFTIAAVASILSGLCYAEFGARVPKAGSAYVYSYVTIGELCAFVIGWNLILEYVIGTSSVARAWSSYFDSIFNDRIKNFTISTIGEIHAKGIAEYLDFLSVLIVAISTFVLIIGIKKTSWFNSVFTGINLFVILFVVGVGACYAEPKNWSDFMPYGFSGVMSGAATCFYAFVGFDVIATTGEEALNPSRGIPISIVLSLCICFLAYFGVSGVLTLMWPYNTLPEGGTLPKVFALRGAPWAKYVIAIGALCGLTSSLLGALLPLPRMLYSMASDGLIFKFLANVNPRTEIPTVATIVSGVFSAILAFIFNLHDLVEMMSIGTLLAYTMVALCVLILRYTPGTIGLIKANNSDDSLASYPCNSKETSRQDSPLLGKRLPREPSEATVFLAQTAIIISCISFAALSALIIWGSHCISQAEWWAILLLTLIMLSLIICTLLLLWLPQNKTPLPFMVPGVPVLPLVSVFINVFLILKLSYLTWIRFGVWMVTGMSIYLFYGLRNSVEGLRQANEGD